Proteins co-encoded in one Salarias fasciatus chromosome 4, fSalaFa1.1, whole genome shotgun sequence genomic window:
- the srl gene encoding sarcalumenin isoform X2: MEQAYKYNELRQHEISDGEITSKPMVLFLGPWSVGKSSMINYLLGLSDSPYQLYTGAEPTTSEFTVIMHGEKIRSVEGIVMAADSSRSFSPLEKFGQNFLEKLIGIEMPHKLLERVTFVDTPGIIENRKQQERGYPFNDVCQWFIDRADLIFVVFDPTKLDVGLELEMLFRQLKGRESQIRIILNKADNLATQDLMRVYGALFWSLAPLINVTEPPRVYVSSFWPYDYAPDTSRELFKKEEISLLEDLNQVIENRMENKIAFIRQHGIRVRIHGLLVDRYVQTFKEKMSFFSDPELVFKEIVDEPDKFYIFKSILAKTNVSKFDLPNRDAYRDFFGINPVTNFKPLSAQCSYIGGCLLDKIERAITNELPALLSSINSGKQPGLSACEATGCGEKPKNRYRKN; this comes from the exons ATGGTGAAATTACCTCCAAGCCCATGGTGCTGTTTCTGGGACCGTGGAGTGTAGGAAAGTCTTCCATGATCAATTACCTCCTGGGCTTGAGCGACAGCCCCTATCAGCTCTACACAGG AGCTGAGCCCACTACCTCTGAGTTTACTGTCATTATGCACGGGGAGAAGATCCGCTCGGTCGAGGGCATCGTCATGGCGGCGGACAGTTCtcgctccttctctcctctggaGAAGTTTGGCCAAAACTTCCTGGAAAAGCTGATCGGCATTGAAATGCCGCACAAGCTGCTGGAGCGCGTGACTTTCGTGGACACTCCGGGAATCATTGAGAACCGcaagcagcaggagagag GTTACCCTTTCAATGACGTGTGCCAGTGGTTTATTGACCGAGCGGACCTCATCTTCGTGGTGTTTGATCCCACCAAGCTGGACGtgggcctggagctggagatgCTCTTCCGGCAGCTGAAGGGCCGCGAGTCGCAGATCCGCATCATCCTGAACAAGGCCGACAACCTGGCCACCCAGGACCTGATGAGAGTCTACGGCGCTCTCTTCTGGAGCCTGGCTCCCCTCATCAACGTGACCGAGCCCCCCCGCGTCTACGTCAGCTCCTTCTGGCCGTACGACTACGCGCCCGACACCAGCCGTGAGCTCTTCAAGAAGGAGGAGATCTCCCTCCTGGAGGACCTCAACCAGGTGATCGAGAACCGGATGGAGAACAAGATCGCCTTCATCCGCCAGCACGGCATCCGCGTCCGCATCCACGGCCTGCTGGTGGACCGCTACGTCCAGACCTTCAAGGAGAAGATGAGCTTCTTCAGCGACCCCGAGCTGGTCTTCAAGGAGATCGTGGACGAACCGGACAAGTTCTACATTTTCAAGTCCATCCTGGCCAAGACCAACGTCAGCAAGTTCGACCTGCCCAACCGCGACGCCTACCGCGACTTCTTCGGCATCAATCCGGTCACCAACTTCAAGCCGCTGTCGGCTCAGTGCTCCTACATCGGAGGCTGCCTCCTGGATAAGATTGAGAGGGCGATCACAAACGAGCTGCCCGCCCTGCTAAGCAGCATTAACTCTGGAAAGCAGCCCGGCCTGTCGGCCTGCGAGGCGACTGGCTGCGGCGAGAAGCCAAAGAATCGCTACCGAAAGAACTGA
- the srl gene encoding sarcalumenin isoform X3, whose protein sequence is MHGEKIRSVEGIVMAADSSRSFSPLEKFGQNFLEKLIGIEMPHKLLERVTFVDTPGIIENRKQQERGYPFNDVCQWFIDRADLIFVVFDPTKLDVGLELEMLFRQLKGRESQIRIILNKADNLATQDLMRVYGALFWSLAPLINVTEPPRVYVSSFWPYDYAPDTSRELFKKEEISLLEDLNQVIENRMENKIAFIRQHGIRVRIHGLLVDRYVQTFKEKMSFFSDPELVFKEIVDEPDKFYIFKSILAKTNVSKFDLPNRDAYRDFFGINPVTNFKPLSAQCSYIGGCLLDKIERAITNELPALLSSINSGKQPGLSACEATGCGEKPKNRYRKN, encoded by the exons ATGCACGGGGAGAAGATCCGCTCGGTCGAGGGCATCGTCATGGCGGCGGACAGTTCtcgctccttctctcctctggaGAAGTTTGGCCAAAACTTCCTGGAAAAGCTGATCGGCATTGAAATGCCGCACAAGCTGCTGGAGCGCGTGACTTTCGTGGACACTCCGGGAATCATTGAGAACCGcaagcagcaggagagag GTTACCCTTTCAATGACGTGTGCCAGTGGTTTATTGACCGAGCGGACCTCATCTTCGTGGTGTTTGATCCCACCAAGCTGGACGtgggcctggagctggagatgCTCTTCCGGCAGCTGAAGGGCCGCGAGTCGCAGATCCGCATCATCCTGAACAAGGCCGACAACCTGGCCACCCAGGACCTGATGAGAGTCTACGGCGCTCTCTTCTGGAGCCTGGCTCCCCTCATCAACGTGACCGAGCCCCCCCGCGTCTACGTCAGCTCCTTCTGGCCGTACGACTACGCGCCCGACACCAGCCGTGAGCTCTTCAAGAAGGAGGAGATCTCCCTCCTGGAGGACCTCAACCAGGTGATCGAGAACCGGATGGAGAACAAGATCGCCTTCATCCGCCAGCACGGCATCCGCGTCCGCATCCACGGCCTGCTGGTGGACCGCTACGTCCAGACCTTCAAGGAGAAGATGAGCTTCTTCAGCGACCCCGAGCTGGTCTTCAAGGAGATCGTGGACGAACCGGACAAGTTCTACATTTTCAAGTCCATCCTGGCCAAGACCAACGTCAGCAAGTTCGACCTGCCCAACCGCGACGCCTACCGCGACTTCTTCGGCATCAATCCGGTCACCAACTTCAAGCCGCTGTCGGCTCAGTGCTCCTACATCGGAGGCTGCCTCCTGGATAAGATTGAGAGGGCGATCACAAACGAGCTGCCCGCCCTGCTAAGCAGCATTAACTCTGGAAAGCAGCCCGGCCTGTCGGCCTGCGAGGCGACTGGCTGCGGCGAGAAGCCAAAGAATCGCTACCGAAAGAACTGA
- the srl gene encoding sarcalumenin isoform X1 — protein MEQAYKYNELRQHEISAYPGRTLGDSSTDGEITSKPMVLFLGPWSVGKSSMINYLLGLSDSPYQLYTGAEPTTSEFTVIMHGEKIRSVEGIVMAADSSRSFSPLEKFGQNFLEKLIGIEMPHKLLERVTFVDTPGIIENRKQQERGYPFNDVCQWFIDRADLIFVVFDPTKLDVGLELEMLFRQLKGRESQIRIILNKADNLATQDLMRVYGALFWSLAPLINVTEPPRVYVSSFWPYDYAPDTSRELFKKEEISLLEDLNQVIENRMENKIAFIRQHGIRVRIHGLLVDRYVQTFKEKMSFFSDPELVFKEIVDEPDKFYIFKSILAKTNVSKFDLPNRDAYRDFFGINPVTNFKPLSAQCSYIGGCLLDKIERAITNELPALLSSINSGKQPGLSACEATGCGEKPKNRYRKN, from the exons ATGGTGAAATTACCTCCAAGCCCATGGTGCTGTTTCTGGGACCGTGGAGTGTAGGAAAGTCTTCCATGATCAATTACCTCCTGGGCTTGAGCGACAGCCCCTATCAGCTCTACACAGG AGCTGAGCCCACTACCTCTGAGTTTACTGTCATTATGCACGGGGAGAAGATCCGCTCGGTCGAGGGCATCGTCATGGCGGCGGACAGTTCtcgctccttctctcctctggaGAAGTTTGGCCAAAACTTCCTGGAAAAGCTGATCGGCATTGAAATGCCGCACAAGCTGCTGGAGCGCGTGACTTTCGTGGACACTCCGGGAATCATTGAGAACCGcaagcagcaggagagag GTTACCCTTTCAATGACGTGTGCCAGTGGTTTATTGACCGAGCGGACCTCATCTTCGTGGTGTTTGATCCCACCAAGCTGGACGtgggcctggagctggagatgCTCTTCCGGCAGCTGAAGGGCCGCGAGTCGCAGATCCGCATCATCCTGAACAAGGCCGACAACCTGGCCACCCAGGACCTGATGAGAGTCTACGGCGCTCTCTTCTGGAGCCTGGCTCCCCTCATCAACGTGACCGAGCCCCCCCGCGTCTACGTCAGCTCCTTCTGGCCGTACGACTACGCGCCCGACACCAGCCGTGAGCTCTTCAAGAAGGAGGAGATCTCCCTCCTGGAGGACCTCAACCAGGTGATCGAGAACCGGATGGAGAACAAGATCGCCTTCATCCGCCAGCACGGCATCCGCGTCCGCATCCACGGCCTGCTGGTGGACCGCTACGTCCAGACCTTCAAGGAGAAGATGAGCTTCTTCAGCGACCCCGAGCTGGTCTTCAAGGAGATCGTGGACGAACCGGACAAGTTCTACATTTTCAAGTCCATCCTGGCCAAGACCAACGTCAGCAAGTTCGACCTGCCCAACCGCGACGCCTACCGCGACTTCTTCGGCATCAATCCGGTCACCAACTTCAAGCCGCTGTCGGCTCAGTGCTCCTACATCGGAGGCTGCCTCCTGGATAAGATTGAGAGGGCGATCACAAACGAGCTGCCCGCCCTGCTAAGCAGCATTAACTCTGGAAAGCAGCCCGGCCTGTCGGCCTGCGAGGCGACTGGCTGCGGCGAGAAGCCAAAGAATCGCTACCGAAAGAACTGA